From Bifidobacterium longum subsp. longum JCM 1217, one genomic window encodes:
- a CDS encoding succinate dehydrogenase/fumarate reductase iron-sulfur subunit: MAEASNTTVTLQVHRFTPRPERAERARGGSPFAKKGSPFGGGSDSAARRRPRGKQWVQEYTIPARPSDTVLDCLLTIKRTVDPTLAFRYSCGHGMCGSDAVAINGTPTLLCTATIRDWAKQPGAMPEVDDEGFRHTGTEAEESDDSAENVANAAAAQNSAANGSLGVIELASLPGFPPQRDLIADIDPMLNQIRKLTPYLQADGVLATTAEGKVDVFEYLQNPEQLAKYELLSNCIACGVCEGACPVYAGGDAFIGPAALIWASRFVNDSRDTKAMERMDAIDTADGVAACQSVRACSRHCPRGIDVGEEMWQIVAKVRER, encoded by the coding sequence ATGGCTGAGGCGAGCAACACGACGGTTACCCTGCAAGTGCATCGTTTCACGCCGCGACCCGAGCGTGCCGAACGTGCACGCGGTGGCAGCCCGTTTGCCAAGAAAGGCTCCCCGTTCGGCGGCGGCTCGGATTCGGCGGCGCGCCGTCGTCCGCGCGGCAAGCAGTGGGTGCAGGAGTACACGATTCCCGCGCGCCCTTCGGATACTGTGTTGGATTGTCTGCTGACCATCAAACGCACCGTCGACCCGACGCTGGCCTTCCGTTATTCGTGCGGTCATGGCATGTGCGGTTCGGACGCCGTGGCCATCAACGGCACCCCCACCCTGCTGTGCACAGCCACCATCCGCGATTGGGCCAAGCAACCCGGCGCCATGCCCGAAGTCGATGACGAAGGGTTCCGACACACCGGCACCGAGGCTGAGGAATCCGACGATTCCGCGGAAAACGTCGCAAACGCGGCGGCCGCCCAGAACTCAGCCGCAAACGGTTCGCTGGGAGTCATCGAACTGGCGTCCCTGCCCGGCTTCCCGCCGCAGCGCGACCTCATCGCCGACATCGACCCTATGCTCAACCAGATCAGGAAGCTCACCCCGTATCTTCAGGCGGACGGCGTGCTCGCCACCACCGCCGAAGGCAAGGTGGACGTGTTCGAATACCTGCAGAACCCCGAACAACTCGCCAAATACGAGCTGCTGAGCAACTGCATCGCCTGCGGCGTGTGCGAAGGCGCCTGCCCGGTGTACGCCGGCGGCGACGCCTTCATCGGCCCGGCCGCGCTGATTTGGGCCTCCCGTTTCGTCAACGATTCGCGCGACACCAAGGCCATGGAGCGTATGGATGCCATCGACACCGCCGACGGCGTGGCCGCCTGCCAGTCCGTGCGCGCCTGCTCCCGCCACTGCCCGCGCGGCATCGATGTGGGCGAGGAGATGTGGCAGATCGTGGCTAAGGTCCGCGAGCGCTAA